The Terriglobales bacterium nucleotide sequence GGCGTGCACGATGGCTTTGCCCAGGCGCAGGTCGGAGAAGTGGGCGATGGCGGCCATGGCGTCGCGGTCGCTGTCGGGGGTGGGAATCAGTTCCAGCAGGCGCATGTAGCGGGGCGGGTTGAAGAAGTGGGTGCCGAACCAGCAGCGGCGGAAGTCCTCGGAGAAGCCCTCGGCGATCTTGGCGACGGGCAGCCCGCTGGTGTTGGTGGTGGTGATGGTGCCGGGACGGCGCGCCGCTTCCACCTTCTTGAGCAGCTCGCGCTTGATGCCCAGGTCCTCGACCACCGCCTCCACGATCCAGTCGCACTGCTTCAGCCACTCCAGATTGTCCTCGAAGTTGCCGATGGTGACCAGGCGGGCGAGGGAGGCTTCCATGAAGGCAGCGGGCTTGGACTTGCGCGCGGCCTCGAGGCCGGCGGCGGCGATCTTGTTGCGCTCGGCGCCCTGGGCGCCCGCGGGCACGATGTCGAGCAGGAAGGAGGGCACGCCGGCGTTGGCCAGGTGCGCGGCGATGCGCGCTCCCATGGTCCCGGCGCCCAGCACGGCGACTTTCTCGATGCGCTTCATGGGCGTGGCTCACTCGAGCCGCAGGCGGCGGGACGAACGCCGCCTGGAGAAGAAGAAGGAGATGTTAGCAGCTTTGCAGGCGGGTGGAAGGGGCGCCGTGAACAGGACAGAGGAGGGGAAGCAAGCGCTCTGGGCGAGCGAGCCGGACTCAGCGCGTTGGACGCGGCAGGCTGCATCAGCCTACAACTCTCACAGATTCCCGAATCCCCCAGATCAGAGACCCGGGGCTACACGGACCCTCCCGGACCCAAAGTCCGGGGTTACACCGCCCGAAATGGAGAAGGCGCGCGCCGAAGTAGATGTGGGGTGAGGATGGCAACGACGCGCGCCGGTATTAAGTTGGGGAGAGTGTACTGAATGAGTCATCATTCAGTCAAGCAGATTCCTCGTGCGCGGGCGAGCGGCCCTACCTTCGTCAACGGCTTCCGTGCTTGCTCAGGCACCGGGCCCCCGCCTTAGAGCGCCGCCCTCCCCGGGTGCCGGCGGAACCCGCCTGCCGGTCTCCTTGTTCGCAGATTTTGCGAGTCCGGGGGCGGCAGCGATGGCAGAATGGCGGCCATGACAAGCCCAGCCCAGAACTGCAGGTCCACTGTGATCCCGGGCCTGCGCTACCGCAACGCTCCCGCCATGATCGACTGGCTGTGCCAGGTCTTCGGCTTCGAGAAGCAGTTGGTGGTGCCCGGGCCGGAGGGCATGGTGGTGCATTCCCAGCTCACCTTCGGCAACGGCATGATCATGATCGGCTCGGTGGGGAGCGGAACGGCTTCGTCCAATCTGCTCAAGCAGCCGGACGAGATTGGCGGGGCCGAGACCCAGGCCTCGTATCTTGTGGTCACCGACATCGACGCCATCTACGCTCGCGCCCAGGCCGCCGGCGCCCGCGTGCTGATCGAGCTGGAGGACAAGGGCTTCGGCGGGAAAGGCTTCTGCTGCGCCGATCCCGAAGGCCACATCTGGCACGTCGGCACCTTCGATCCCTGGGCGCCACCGCCGGCCTAGCCGCGGGCGGGACATGCCGGGCAGGGACAGGTGACCGGTATCACTGATTGGGGCACCGCCTCCTGCTAGGGTAAAGGTGTGTGACGAGGTGATGCTATGAGCTTGCCCCACACCCTCTCTCCGGCAGAGGCGCCGGCGGCTTCGCCGGTCGCCCCCAAGAACATCCTCATCGCCACCGATTTTTCCGAGTGCTCCGAGCGCGCCCTCTCCTATGCCACCGGGGCGGCCCGCCGCTACGGTTCCACCCTGCACTTGGCGCACGTGGTGCCCATCAACACCTACTACCTGGCGGGTCCGGACGCTCTGGGCGTAGCCTTGGACCAGGCGCAGCGCGAGACCGCGGCCCTGGTGGTCCGGTTGCAGGTGGAAAAGCAACTGGCCGGGGTACGGCACCACAGCTGGGTACTGCGCGGCTATGTCTCCGAGGTGCTGGGCGAACTGATCGCGCGCGAGCACGTCGACCTGGCGGTGGTGGGAACGCACGGGCGCACCGGGCTGAGCAAGCTGGTGCTGGGCTCGGTGGCGGAGGAGATCTTCCGCAAGGCGCCCTGCCCGGTGCTGACCGTGGGGCCGCACGTGCCCCTGGCGCGGCCCGGCAGCGGGCTCCAGGCGCTGCTGTTCGCCACCGATTTCTCCGAGGACTCGGCGCGTGCCCTGCCCTATGCGCTCTCCGCGGCGCGCGAGTTCGGCTCCGAACTCACCCTGCTGCATGTGCTCGAGCCCGGGGAGGAGATGGCCGGAGACCCCACCCGGCGCGACTCCCTGCTGCACACGCGCCTGCAAGCGATGCTGGGAGAGGATGCGGGCCGGGTGCGCGTCCGCACCGAGATCGCCGGCGGCGATCCCGCCGTGTGCATCGTGGAGGCGGCCCGCCAGCGCGGCGCCGGCGTCATCATCCTGGGCCTGAAGGCGCCGCAGATGTTCGCCGACCGTCTGCCCTGGCTCTACGCCTACCGCATCGTCAGCCAGGCTCCCTGCCCGGTGCTCACCGTGCGCGGGAAGGTGGCGGAGCCAGCGGGCTAATCGGAGCTGCCGGTCGCTCTGGCCTGTGCTGCCTGGTAGGCCTCCGGGTAGTGCTTGCGAAAGCACTCCGGGCACACGCCGTGGCTGAACTCCGCCTCGCTGTGCTCGCGGATGTACTCTTCCAACTGGATCCAGGCGCCTTCGTCGTTGCGGATCTGCTTGCAGTGCATGCAGATGGGCAGGATGCCGCGCAGCACCCTGACCTCTTCGAGGGCGGCTTGCAGCTCCCGATTGGTTCCCTCGAGGGAGTGGAGGGCGGCGCGGCGCTGCTTTTCCAGCCCCGCCACCAGCAGGCACACGCAGAGGAACATGACGGCCCGCAGCAGCCCGGCGAGATTCAGGTCCAGGTGATAGGGACGGGTGTCAAAGAACCAGTCGAAAATCACCACCGACAAGAGCGCGGTCACGATCCCGGGCCGGGTGCCCCCGAAGCGCGAAGTGATGACCACCGCCGCGAAAAACAACATGGACAGGCTGTGGGAGGTCACATTGCGGAGGGGAAAGGTCAGCACCGTGGCCAGGGCGAGGCTCACGGCTACGAGCATGCTGGGTCGCAGCCAGGCAGGCATAGGGAGTTATCCGCCGGCTACCACCTTGCCTGTGTCGGCGGGCTGGCTTCAGTGACGTACGTCACAGGGGAGTGATTGCAGATTGCAGATTTCAGATTGCAGATTGAAAGGGAGGCGTCGTGGTCCAGTCTTCAAATCTGCAAGCTGAAATCTTCATTCTGCAATCTCTTTCAACTCCGGGTTGCGGGCGACGTAGTCGAGGGCCTTCTGAGCCATCTGGCGCTCGCCGCCGTAAGCGAGGACCTTCGGCGCTTCCTCCAGCGGCAGCCAGCGGGTGCTCTCCACCTCGATGCGCATGTCGTCTGAGATCGCGCCCAGCTTGCCGCGCCGGTAGCGCAGCAGGTAGAAGCTGACGATCTTGAAGACGCGAGCACGGTCGCCCCAGGTGCGCTGGTACACATACTTGATGTCGCCCAGCTTGGCGACCAGCTCGGCCTCGACCCCGGTCTCTTCGCGCACCTCGCGCACGGCGGTCTGCTCGGGGTGTTCACCCGCATCCACCAGGCCCTTGGGCAGGGCCAGGACGGGCTGGGGCGGGCCGGTCTTGGAAGGCGTGGGCTTGCGCCCGCGCGGCTGGATGGCGGCCATGTGCCAGCGCCCGCGCATCTGGCGCACCACCACTCCGCCGGCTGAGATCTCGCGCTCCATGGGACTCGCCCGGCCGCGCCGGGTTGTGGGAATCCTAGCAGGGAGGGCGCGCGAAGTGGCGTTGACCGTCCCTTCCTTCGCGGGTACACTTACGGCGTCGCTGCTTGTCCCCCGAGGAAAAATGAAGAAGCCTTACCGCCCGCCCCGCGAAGTGCTGGCTGAGGTCGAGCAGGTGCTCGCCCGCCGCTACCAACCCTCCGATCCCTCGCCCCTGGACGCCGTGGCCGAGTTGCTGCACGAAGGCCGGCACTACTTTCGCACCGGTATCTCGCTGGTGGTGGGGGAGCGAGTGGAGCGCCAAGCCTGGCGCGGCCCGGCACAGCCCGGCGGCGCGACCCGGTCCGAACTGAGCCAGCCCATCAAGCTGGCCGGCCGCGTGCTGGGCGTGATCGAGGCCGAGAGCGACCGCGCCGAGGCCTTCTCTTCAGAAGACCGCGTACTGGTGAAAGAGGTGGCCGAGCGTCTGGCCCGCTTCCTCACCGGGCGCGGCAAGTACCTGGTGCGCAAGGCGCGGGAAGCCGCGGGCGGAAGCGCTCAGGCCGCCTCCAGTCCGGAGCGCCATCAGCCCTCGAGCGAGCGCGCCACCGCGCCGCGCGCCGCCGCCGCCGGAGAGAACTCCCGTTCATGAGCGCGCCGCGCCTGGAGTCCCTCGCCGAACTCAAGCGCCTGGCCAACCGCCTGCGCATCGACATCGTGAAGATGATCGGGGCGGCGGGCAGCGGCCATCCCGGAGGCTCGCTCTCCGAGGTGGAACTGCTGACTGCGCTCTACTTCCGGGTGCTGCGCC carries:
- a CDS encoding GAF domain-containing protein; this translates as MKKPYRPPREVLAEVEQVLARRYQPSDPSPLDAVAELLHEGRHYFRTGISLVVGERVERQAWRGPAQPGGATRSELSQPIKLAGRVLGVIEAESDRAEAFSSEDRVLVKEVAERLARFLTGRGKYLVRKAREAAGGSAQAASSPERHQPSSERATAPRAAAAGENSRS
- a CDS encoding 3-hydroxyacyl-CoA dehydrogenase NAD-binding domain-containing protein, which codes for MKRIEKVAVLGAGTMGARIAAHLANAGVPSFLLDIVPAGAQGAERNKIAAAGLEAARKSKPAAFMEASLARLVTIGNFEDNLEWLKQCDWIVEAVVEDLGIKRELLKKVEAARRPGTITTTNTSGLPVAKIAEGFSEDFRRCWFGTHFFNPPRYMRLLELIPTPDSDRDAMAAIAHFSDLRLGKAIVHA
- a CDS encoding universal stress protein, which encodes MSLPHTLSPAEAPAASPVAPKNILIATDFSECSERALSYATGAARRYGSTLHLAHVVPINTYYLAGPDALGVALDQAQRETAALVVRLQVEKQLAGVRHHSWVLRGYVSEVLGELIAREHVDLAVVGTHGRTGLSKLVLGSVAEEIFRKAPCPVLTVGPHVPLARPGSGLQALLFATDFSEDSARALPYALSAAREFGSELTLLHVLEPGEEMAGDPTRRDSLLHTRLQAMLGEDAGRVRVRTEIAGGDPAVCIVEAARQRGAGVIILGLKAPQMFADRLPWLYAYRIVSQAPCPVLTVRGKVAEPAG
- a CDS encoding DUF4118 domain-containing protein; translated protein: MPAWLRPSMLVAVSLALATVLTFPLRNVTSHSLSMLFFAAVVITSRFGGTRPGIVTALLSVVIFDWFFDTRPYHLDLNLAGLLRAVMFLCVCLLVAGLEKQRRAALHSLEGTNRELQAALEEVRVLRGILPICMHCKQIRNDEGAWIQLEEYIREHSEAEFSHGVCPECFRKHYPEAYQAAQARATGSSD
- a CDS encoding NUDIX domain-containing protein translates to MEREISAGGVVVRQMRGRWHMAAIQPRGRKPTPSKTGPPQPVLALPKGLVDAGEHPEQTAVREVREETGVEAELVAKLGDIKYVYQRTWGDRARVFKIVSFYLLRYRRGKLGAISDDMRIEVESTRWLPLEEAPKVLAYGGERQMAQKALDYVARNPELKEIAE
- a CDS encoding VOC family protein, translated to MTSPAQNCRSTVIPGLRYRNAPAMIDWLCQVFGFEKQLVVPGPEGMVVHSQLTFGNGMIMIGSVGSGTASSNLLKQPDEIGGAETQASYLVVTDIDAIYARAQAAGARVLIELEDKGFGGKGFCCADPEGHIWHVGTFDPWAPPPA